The region AGGGTCAGGGTGGCGTTGCTGTTGGCGCTGTTTCTGATGGTGCCGCCGTTGAGGGTCAAGGCGCCGACGGTGATGCCGTCGCTGTCGCTCTGGCCGGCGGTCACGGTGTAGCGGAACAGGGTGGCGGTGGTGCCCGAGCCGGACATATAGGTGGCGTAGACCGTGCTGCTGCCGATAACCAGCGCCATGCGCGGGGTGCCGGTAACGGTGGCGACGCTGTCCCAGATGATGGTGAAGTCCAGGTTGTCGCCGATCTTGTAGGTGCCGTTGGCGGGAACGGCGACGCTGGCCACGGCGGGGCCCGGATTGGGGGTGACGCTGCTGGAGGCTGCGGAGGCTGCCCCTGTTCCGACGTTGTTGGTGGCCGTCACCGTGAAGGTGTAGGCGGTGCCGTTGGTGAGCCCGGTGACGGTAATCGGGCTGGCGGTGCCGGTGGCCGTGAGGCCGCCGGGGTTGGTGGTAACGGTATAGGAGGTGACGGCAGAACCGCCGGTAAAGGCCGGGGCGGTGAAGGTTACCGAGGCCTGGGCGTCGCCCGCCGAGGCGCTGCCCATGATGGGCGCGCCGGGGACCACGGCATTGACGGAGAAGGAGCGGGACACCGTGGTGGCGGCGTTGTAGGCGGCGTTGCCCGCCTGGGCGGCATTGATGGTGCAGGTGCCGGTGGTGAGAAAGGTCAGTACCCCGACGGGGGTGATGGTGCACACCCCGGTGGTGGACGAGGTAAAGGTGGGCGCCAGGCCGGAGGAGACGGTGGCGGAGAGGGTCGGGGTGGTGCCGAAGTTCTGCGCGCCCGGGTTGGCGAAGGTGATGGTCTGGATCCCCTTGGGGGTGAAACTTGTGGAGGGGGCCGAGGCGGGGCCGGTGCCCGCGCTGTTGGTAGCTGTGACCGTGAAGGTGTAGGCGGTGCCGTTGGCGAGCCCGGTCACGGTGATGGGGCTGCCGAGCGCCGTTGCCGTCAGATTGCCCGGGTTGGAGGTGACGGTATAGCCGGTGATGGCCGCCCCGCCGGTGAAGGCGGGCCCGGTAAAGGCAATCGTGGCCTGGGTATTGCCGGCGGTGGCACTGCCGATGGCGGGCGCGCCGGGAACCACGGCATTGACGGCGAAGGAGCGGGTGACCGTGGTGGCCGCGTTGTAGGTGCCGTCACCCGTCTGGTTGGCGTTGATGGTGCAGGTGCCGGTGGCGGGAAAGGTCAGGGCCCCCCGGTAGTGACGGTGCAGACCCCGGTGGTGGAGGAGGAGAAGGTGACAGTCAGACCGGAGGAGGCGGTGGCGTTCAGGGGCGGGGTGGTGCCGAAGTTCTGGTCGCCCGGATTGTTGAAGGTGATGGTCTGGCTCGCCTTGTAGATGAACTGGTCGCTTGAGCTGGTGACGCTGGTGCCGCCCGCCGTGGTGACGGTGACATCCACGGTGCCGAGCGAGCCGGCCGGCGCGGTGGCCGTGATCTGGGTAGCCGAGTTGACGGTGATGCCGGTGGCGGCGGTGGTGCCGAACATGACGGAGGTGGCGCCGGTGAGGTTGGTGCCGGTGATGGTGACGCTGGTCCCCCCGGCAGTCGGGCCGCTCGTCGGCGAGACGGCGGTGACCGTGGGCACCGCCGCATAGGTGAACTGGTCGGCGCTGCTCGTGGCGCTGGTGCCGTTGGGGGTCGTTACCGTGATATGGACGGCGCCCGCCGACCCGGCCGGCGAGGTGGCGGTGATCTGCGTTGCCGAGTCCACGCTGAAGCTGCCGGCGGCGACGCCGCCGAATCTGACCGACGTGGCGCCGGTGAATTTGGTCCCGGTAATGGTGACGGCGGTCCCCCCGGATACCGGGCCGTTGGCGGGGGATATGGCGGTGACGGCCGGCAGGTTGGGCGGGGTGATGTTGTTGATCACGAGCGTGTTGATGTTGAAATCCAGGGTGCCGCTGGCCGCGGTGATAGTTACCCATTTCACGCCCGCGAAGATGTCGGACGCAAGCTCGTCGCCGATATTGTAGGTGTTGGAGAAATTGGGCTCGCTCATCATGTACGAACCGAGCGGCGAAGTTGCCGTCCATTGCCCCTTGTCGGTCGTGAAGGTGAGGGTGAGCGTCCCCCCGGAATAGGCGTTGTCGTTATTGCCGATGGTGATCGACTGGAAATCGAAGGTCGCCGAGTTTGCAAAGGCAAATTTGATCTCGGTGGGGGCCGTCGCGCTCGGATCGGCCGACAGCGCGTCACCGCCATCCCCCCAGACATCTCCAATCAGATTCTGGCTGGACCCCGCCTTGCTGTCCGATGGCGCCAGGGTGATCTGCAGGGGGGAAACATGCCCGTTCAGGGTGTAGATGATCGGGTTCCCGGTCGTACCGGTGTCGTATCCCGAGATCGTGCCGTCCGCGAAAGCGGTGCCGCTGGTATTGGTGTCAAAGGTGTAGAGGGCGCTGCCGATGGTGCCGGTGGAGACGGTGACCGTGGCAGCCAGGCTGACCGTCGTGCTGTTGCTGGTGCTGCCGCTGTCGGTGACATTGACCAGCGTGACGACACGGTCCCCGGTCGTTACCGCCGCGGCGGTGTTTTTGTACGCGGCCTCGTTGACCAGGGCCGCCATCCCGCTGTTGTCCCGCCCCAGATTCGTCAACGTCACGGTTGCCGTGCCGCCTGAAAGGGATACGGTGTAATTGCCTCCGCTCCCGATTGTTCCGCTGCCGGCGGTCAGGGGGATAGCGGTGCCGCCGATGGTCAGGTATTCGGTGGCATCGGCCACATTCGTCACGGTAAACGTAGCGCCGGTAAAGGTCTGGGCCTGCGGAACATTATTGGTGTTTGCCGCCACCGTACCATAAAGATCCGCGCCGGTGGTGCTCCCCTGCACAAAGGTGGGAGTGCCCCCCGTGGCGGAGAGGGACGGCGCGATGTCCGCCGCTGTAAAGACGATGGTGTCGGCCGTGAAGGTAACGGTGCCCGAACCGCCGGTACGGGCTACCTTGACGGAGGTCACCGGACCCCATCCGGACGGGGTGACCGTGTAGGTGGGGGCTCCGCCGCTATAAAGATCGCTATACCCGGGCGTGGCCGAGTAGGTGTACGTCGTTGCACCATTGGAACCCTGGATGGTGAACGCCGATACGGCACCGCTGTTGGACGCGAAACCGACGTTGAAACTGGATATATTGACCGGTTGGCTGAAGGTGAACCGGATATAGGTGCCCGAATTGGACGTATCCACGACATAGCCGCTGGAAGCGGATAGCGAGCCGCCGCTGTCCGTGGCAACGGTAACTGTCACGCCATCGACCGTTTGCTTGTTATCGCCACTGAAGGAGCTGAAATCGAAGGTGCTCAACACGTGCGGGTAGGCGGTCTGGGCCTTTGCCGTGAATGCGACCGGCGTATCGATGGCGCCGCTTTGCTGTTCCAGCACCCAGTTCCCGTGGTGGCCGGCCGAGCCGGTGGCATCCACCGAAGCAGCCACAGCCGCCCCGGTTGCCGTCGCCAGTTTTGCGATGAACCGTTGTCCAAGGGGGCCGCGCGCCACCGAGCAGCCGTACAGCAGGATGTTCCCACCTTTTTGCAACGACCTGCCGATTATCTTCATCTGCGGATCATAGCCTTCCAGGCGTTCCGTCGACAAAAGACCGGCCCCCAGGAAAACCATGCCCGGCTCGCCGTGGGAAACGATATGAATGGCCTTCAGGTCCCGCCTGTCTGCCAGCACTGCGCCGATCTGAGCCATTCCGTCGCCTCCGGCCTTAAGCCGGACAACCTCCAGTCCCGGCCGGACCCCGTCCGCCAGGACCCGTGCATCCTGAACGGCGGCATCGATGAAGACGATCTCCCGCAGGGCGGCCGTCTTGGGAGCGTTCACGGGATCGATGTCGGCGGCCGTTGCCGGAAGGGCGAGGCCTAACCCGATCCAGCCGATCAGGAACAGGCGAACCAAAGGTATCCACCAATTCATACAAAACCTCCTGGTACTGCATTAGTGTAATAGGGAACGTGATACCGCGTACCTGAATGCACTGCTGTAGATCGTCGTGATGCCGATTGTGCGCACCGAACGCTTCCATCATCTGTGAAATTATGGTGATATGACAGGACAGTGTGAATGGTAATAGCATTTTTTTCACATTTTGTCTGTCGAGAAAACCAACGTATTATGTGGGTAAAATTACGGACACTTGTGTCCGTAATTTCCCGGACATTGGTGTAGAATCGGCACCGGCCGCGGCCGTGCCGGCAGGGGACTGTCCCGCCGGCAACGGCGCCCCCTTTCCCTTTACAGCCAGGGCCGGACGTGGTAATAACCCCTTCCTGAGACACTGTCTCGCCTTTATTCCGAAACAAGGAGCATCACGGTCGTGTACGACAGCCGTCCCACATTCGCCGAGATCGATCTCGACGCCCTGCGCCACAATTTTGAGGTTATCCGGGCTGCCATTCCCCGCCGGACCGAGATCCTGGCGGTGGTCAAGGCCGACGCCTACGGCCACGGTTTCATGGACATCAGCCATGAACTGGAGGCCCTGGGGGTGAACGCCTTTGGCGTCGCTTTCCTGGCCGAGGGGATACAACTGCGTAAAAGCGGCATCGACAAGCCGATCCTGCTCTTGGGCGGGGTGTATCCGGGGCAGGAGCGCAAATGCATCGGCTACAATATCTCCACCGCGCTCTTCACCCTGGAACAGGCCCAGGCGCTCAACCAGGCGGCCGGCAAACTCTTTCGCAAGGCCCAGGTCCACCTCAAGATCGACACCGGCATGGGGCGCCTGGGGATCACCTACGCCGAGGCCCCGGCGTTCCTGGCTGAGCTGAAGAAGCTGCCCAACATCACCCTGGAGGGGATCGTCTCCCACTTCGCCAGCGCCGACGAACTGGACGAGTCGGGCCAGCACTTCACCCGCATCCAGGCCGAGCGTTTCTCCTGGGTGGTGGCCGCGGCCCGCAAGGCCGGCTTCTCCCCCCGTTACGTCCACATCGCCAACAGCGCCGCGGCCCTGCTCCGGGACAACGCCGGCTGCAATCTGGTCCGCCCCGGCATCGTGCTCTACGGAGCCATCCCCTCGCCCGATTTTCAGGGAAAACTGGACCTCCGGCCGGTCATGCGCCTCAAAAGCCGCATCGCCATGCTGAAATGGGTGGAGTCGGGCACCACCATCAGCTATGCCCGTCGCTTCACCGCCGCCGAACGGACCCTGATCGCCAGTGTGCCGGTGGGGTATGCCGACGGCTACCCCCGCACCCTCACCAACCGGGGCGAGGCGTTGATCCGCGGCCAACGGGCCCGGGTGGCCGGCACGGTCTGCATGGACTGGATCATGCTGGACGTGACCCATATCCCCGGCGTGGCCGTGGGGGACGAGGTGGTCCTCATCGGCCCGGACGGGGCGGGAAACTGCATCCACGCCGAGGAGCTGGCCACCCTGGCCGGCACCATCCCCTACGAGATCTTCTGCGGCATCAGCAAGCGGGTACCCCGGATTTATCTGAAATCGAGTTAAAGGACAAAAGCCTGTAGTTACCACGGAGGACCATCGGAGGAAAAACAAACAACGAGGCGATTAACCGTCGTTGAATAGAATTAGATTCGAATGTGCGGTCGCCTTGCTTTAAGAATCTTGTTTTCCTCCGTGCCCCTCCGTATCCTCCGTGGTGAGCTGTTGTTGTGGGCGGGATATTCTTTATGTTGTTACATGCATTACAAGGGAGCGATTGACCACATGATCAAGCTGACGCAACTGGTAAAAGCCGCCGGTTGAGCCGCGAAACTGGGCCCTGCGGGCCTGGCGAAAGCCCTGGACGGGCTTTGGGAGTACCGCGACGAAAACCTGCTTGTAGGCCCCGAGACCTCCGACGACGCCGGGGTCTACCGGATAGCGCCGGAGTGCGCCCTGGTGGAGACGGCCGATATCATCACCCCACCGGTGGACGATCCCTTCACCTTCGGCCGTGTCGCCGCCACCAATGCCATCTCCGATGTCTATGCCATGGGCGCCCGCCCGGTGACCGCCATGAACCTGGTGTTCTTCCCGGCCTGTTCCCTGCCGGGCGAGATCCTGGGCGAGATCCTGGCCGGGGGTAACAGCGTGCTGAAAGAGGCCGGGGTCTGTCTGGTGGGCGGGCATACGGTGGAGGACGACGAGTTGAAGTACGGCCTCTCCGTGACCGGCCTGGTGGACCCCGCCGCCATCATCCGCAACTCCACCGCCCGGCCGGGGGACCAACTGGTCCTGACCAAGCCCCTGGGCACCGGCATCATCTCCACCGCCGTCAAGGGGGAAATGGCCCCGGAGGTGGCGGTGGCCGCGGCCTCTGCCTGGATGACCACCTCCAACCGGGCGGGCGCCGAGCTGATGCGGGAATGCAACGCCTCCGCCGCCACCGACGTGACCGGTTTCGGCCTGATCGGCCATTGCAGCGAGATGGCCCGCGGGGCCGGGGTGACCATCCGCCTGCGGCTCGACGCCATCTCCCTCATGTCCGGCGTGACCGGGCTGGTGGGCGACGGCATGGTGCCGGCCGGCTGCTACCGCAACCGGGATCATTACGCCCCCCTGGTGAGCGGCCGGGACACCCGCGACGAGGCCTTGCTGCCGCTCTTCGATCCCCAGACCTCCGGCGGGCTCCTCATCGCCCTGAGCCATGAAGATGCGGCACGGTTCCTGGCCCAGGCCGGAGAACGCGGCATCTTTGCCCGCCAGGTAGGCGAGGTGCTTCCCCGGCAATCCCACCCCATCGAGATGAACTGATGGCCGGCTACGCCCTGGCCATGGATCTGGGGACCACCACCCTGGCCGTTTCGCTTGTTGATCGCGCCGTCGGCAAGCGGCTGGCCATGACCGGCGGCATGAACCCCCAGCGCCGCTTCGGGGCCGACGTGGTGTCGCGCCTGGACGCTGCCGTGCACTCCGACGGGGCGTTGCAGGAGATGGCCGCCCTGATCCGCGCCGAACTGCGGCGCCTGGCCCACGAGCTGTGCGCGGAGTGCGGCGTCCCGTGGAGTGGGGTCAGGCAGGTCGCCATCGCCGGGAACCCGGCCATGCAGCACCTGCTGTTGGGGCTGCCGGTGAAGACCCTGGCCTTTCCCCCCTACCGCCCCCTGTTCAGCGGCGGCAGGCAGGTGACGACGGCGGAGTTGGGGTGGGAGGGCGCGGCCCCGGTGTATCTCTTTCCCATGCCGGGCGGCTTCGTGGGGGGGGATACGATCGCCTTCCTCTACGGCGCCCAACCGGGAGAGGCCACCCTCTGTCTGGACCTGGGGACCAACGGCGAGATGGCCCTGACCGCGGGCGACACCATCTGGGCAACCTCGGCCGCCGCCGGGCCGGCTTTCGAGGGGGGCAACCTCTCCTGCGGCATGGCCGCCCTGCCGGGGGCCATCACTGCCATCCGCATCGAAGGGGAGCGGGTCAGGATCGCTACCCTGGGCAACCGGGAGCCGGTGGGCATCTGCGGTTCGGCCGCCATCGAATTGGTCACGGAACTGCTGGGCCACGGGATTCTGGAAGCGGGGGGGCGGCTGCGTACCAGCGTCGAGATCCCCTCGAACCTGGGGCAGCGGGTGGTCGAACAGGAGGGGGAGAGCGCCTTTGTCATCCACCGGGACGCCCGGGGAGCACTGTTCCTCACCCAGGGAGACGTCCGCCAGATCCAGTTGGCCAAGGGTGCCATCCGGGCCGGCATGGAGGTGCTGGCCGAGTGCGCCGGCATACCTTTGCCGGGCCTGCGCGAGGTGCTCCTGACCGGTTCCTTCGGTGCCGTTTTACGTCCCTCGTGGCTTAAAACCATTGGAATTTTCGACGAAGGCATGGTACAAAAATCGAGATTTACCCCCGAAGGGGCGCTGGTCGGCGTGGAACGGGCCCTGGCGGCGAGCGACGGTTTCGAATCCGTGGAACGGCTCGGCAAACGGTGCCGGGTGGTGCCGCTCTCGGGCACGCCGCTGTTCGAGAGCATGTTCATGCGGCATATAGATTTCCCGCAGCCGTAAGCACAAACAAGATAAAACCGTAAATTCTGCCACAGAGACACAGAGACTCAGAGAAAACCAAGATTTTTGTCCTAAACCGTTTTGGCTTTTGACGTTCTCCGTGTCTCTGTGTCTCTGTGGCAGGTGTAAGTTGTTGAGGTTTTCCGATTACCAATTTGAGATAGAGAAGGAGCAGTTACCAATGGCCAAGATCACCAGGGCGCTTATCAGCGTTTCCGACAAGACCGGCATCATCGAATTTTCCAGGCAACTGGCCGAGTACGGGGTGGAGATCCTCTCCACCGGCGGCACGGCCAAGCTGCTGCGCGAGGCGGGGCTGACCGTCAAGGACGTGTCCGAGTTCACCGGCTTCCCCGAGATGCTGGATGGCCGGGTCAAGACCCTGCATCCCAAGGTACACGGCGGCCTGCTCGGCATGCGCAGTAATCCGGCCCACGTGGCCAAGATGAAGGAACACGGCATCGAGAACATCGACATGGTGGTCGTCAACCTGTATCCCTTCGAGGCCACCGTGGCCAAACCGGGGTGCCTGCTGGAGGACGCCATCGAGAATATCGACATCGGCGGCCCCACCATGCTCCGCTCGGCCGCCAAGAACTACCCGGACGTGACCGTGATCGTGGACTGCACCGATTACGCCACGGTCCTGGAGGAGATGAAGGAGTCCAAGGGGGCCGTCTCCGCCGCCACCAACTACGGCCTGGCGGTGAAGGTCTTCCAGCACACCGCCGCCTACGACGGCGCCATCTCCAATTACCTGGGAGCGCGTCTCGGGGAGGAGCCCCAGGAGTATCCGGCCACCTTCACCATCCAGGTCAAGAAGGCCCAGGACCTGCGCTACGGCGAGAACCCCCAGCAGTCGGCCGCCTTCTACGTGGAGAAGGACATCGCCGAGCCGTGCGTCTCCAACGCCGTGCAGTTGCAGGGCAAGGAGCTTTCCTTCAACAACATCATCGACCTGGATGCCGCCATCGAGACGGTCAAGGAATTCGAGCAGAGCGCGGCGGTCATCATCAAACACACCAACCCCTGTGGCGTGGCCCTGTCCGCTACGCCGCTGAGCGCCTACCTCAAGGCACGGGAATGCGATCCGGTTTCGGCCTATGGCGGCATCGTCGGCTTCAACCGCCAGGTGGACGCGGACATCGCCCGGGAGCTGGCCTCCACCTTCCTGGAAGCGGTCATCGCCCCCGGCTACAGCGACGAAGCCCTGGAGATCTTCAAGGCCAAGAAGAACGTGCGGGTGATGCAGGTGCCGCTTCTGGGAGAGTACGAGCCCCGGGGGTACGACCTGAAGAAGGTTGTGGGGGGCCTGCTGGTCCAGGGACGCGACCGGGGCATGGTGCGGGCGGCCGACTGCCGCGTGGTGACCGAGCGCACCCCGACCGCCTCGGAATATGCTTCCCTCGATTTTGCCTGGCGGGTGTGCAAGCACGTCAAGTCCAACGCCATCGTCTTTACCAACCGGGACCAGACCGTGGGGATCGGGGCCGGCCAGATGTCCCGGGTAGATTCCTCCAAGATCGCCGTGCAGAAGGCCCTGCTGCCCACCCAAGGGACGGTGCTGGCGTCCGACGCCTTCTTCCCGTTCCGGGACGGGGTGGACGCCGCCGTCGAGGCCGGGGTCACGGCCGTCATCCAGCCGGGGGGGAGCGTGCGGGACGAAGAGGTCATCAAAGCAGCCAACGAGCATGGCATCGCCATGGTGTTCACCGGCATGCGGCACTTCAGGCATTAAAGCAAAAACGGGAAACCCGCCACAGAGACACGGAGACACAGAGAAAACCAAGGGGCAATTCAGGGGTAAAGCAGTTTAGCAGCATTTTGTCCGGTTATCCCTGCTGATTATTTTCTGTTTTTGAATTTCTCCGTGTCTCTGTGTCTCTGTGGCAGAATTTAATTTTTGGATTAAGAGGGACAACGATATGAAAGTTCTAGTAATCGGCGGCGGCGGCCGGGAACATGCGTTGGTGTGGAAGATCGCCCAGTCGCCCCTGGTGACGAAGGTCTTCTGCGCCCCCGGCAATCCGGGAATCAATGACCTGGCCGAGAACGTCCCCCTCCGGGTGGACGAACTGGACAAGCTGCTCGCCTTTGCCCGGGGCGAGGGGATCGATCTCACGGTGGTGGGACCGGAGCAGCCGCTCTCCCTGGGTATCGTGGACCTGTTCGAGGAACATGGCCTCAAGGTTTTCGGCCCTCGGAAGAATGCCGCCATCATCGAGGCCAGCAAGGCGTTCTCCAAGGACCTGATGCAGAAGTACGGCGTTCCCACCGCAGCCTACGGCGTCTTTACCGACGTGGAGGAGGCCGAGGCGTTCATCGACAAAACCGGGGTGCCGATCGTGGTCAAGGCCGACGGCCTGGCCGCCGGCAAGGGGGTCATCATCGCCCAGACCCGTGACGAGGCGGTGGCGGCCGTGAGGGACATGCTGAGCGGCAACGCCTTCGGCAGCGCCGGTTCCCGGGTGGTCATCGAGGAATTCCTCACCGGGGAGGAAGCCTCCTTCCTGGCGATCACCGACGGCAAAAACATCATCCCCCTGGCCAGCGCCCAAGACCACAAGGCGGTCTTCGACGGCGACCAGGGGCCCAATACCGGGGGTATGGGGGCCTATTCCCCGGCGCCGGTGGTAACCCCGGCGGTGCACGATGCAGCCATGGCCGAGGTGCTCCGCCGGACCGTGGACGGCATGGCGGCCGAGGGGAGGCCCTATCGCGGCGTGCTGTACGCGGGGCTGATGGTCAAGGACGGCCGGGTCAAGACCCTGGAGTTCAACGCCCGTTTCGGGGACCCGGAGTGCCAGCCGCTCCTGATGCGCATGAAGTCCGACATCGTGCCGGTTCTCATGGCCGTGGCCGAAGGGAACCTGGAGGGACGCACCATCGAATGGCACGACAAGGCGGCGGTCTGCGTGGTCATGGCCAGCGGGGGCTATCCGGGCGACTACCGCAAAGGGGATGTGATCAGCGGTCTGGACAAGGCGGCCGAATTGGAGGACGTGTTTGTCTTCCATGCCGGCACCGCCATCAAGGACGGCGCGTGCGTCACCAGCGGCGGCCGGGTCCTGGGCGTCACCGCCCTGGGGTCAACGGTGCAGCAGGCCATCGAACGGGCCTACCGGGGGTGGGGCGCATCACCTGGCAGGGGGTGCAGTACCGCACCGACATCGGCAAGAAGGCGCTCGACCGCGGGTAAGGTCAATACAGTCATTTGCCATGGAGCCACAGAGGCACGGAGAAAACCGAGAATGCATTTAGCTTTTGAAGTTCTCCGGGTCTCTGTGGCTCTGTGGCAGAAGTTTTATTTTTTTGTGGCAGAAATAAATAAGGAGTGAAGTTATGCAAGTAACGGAACATTCACCGAAAGTCCTGCTCATGATGGGAAGCGATTCCGACCTGCCGGTCATGCAGGAGGCCTGCGAGGTGCTCCGGAAATTCGGCATTCCCCATGAGATGCATATCGCCTCGGCCCACCGCTCCCCCGCCAAGGCCATGGCCCTGGCTTCGGAAGCGGCCGGCCGGGGCATCAGGGCGATCATCGCCGGAGCCGGGATGGCCGCCCACCTGGCCGGGGTGGTGGCAGCCAAGACCACCCTGCCGGTGATCGGGGTGCCCATGCCGGGTGGGGCGCTGAACGGCGTGGATGCCCTCTACTCCACGGTGCAGATGCCGGGGGGGATCCCGGTGGCCACCATGGCCATCGGCAAGGCCGGGGCCAAGAATGCCGGGCTGTTCGTCGTCCAGATGCTGGCCCTGAACGATGAAGGGCTCGCCGGGGCGTTGAAGGAGTACCGTCGCGAGATGGAGGACGAGGTGGAGCGCAAGGACGCCGCTCTGCAGACGGCCGGCCGCGAGGCCTGAGCCGGAGGGGTTTTTGCTTGACATCCATTTTCGCCCTGTAGTAGTTTTGTCCGGTTTTTTACCATTTCCCCAAGGAGGAATACGATGAAAAAAGCTGTTATTGCGCTGTTTGCCCTGGTTGCGTTCGCTGGCACCGCCTTTGCCGCTCCTGAAGTCATCGAGATGAAAAAAGGGGTGAAGTTCGGCCACAAGGCCCATGTTGCCGCTGTGGGCAACTGCAAGAAGTGCCACGAAACGAAACCGGGCAAGATCGAAGGCTTCGGCAAGGACTGGGCTCACAAGAACTGTAAAGGGTGCCACGCCGAAGGCAAAAAAGGCCCCACGAGCTGCAAAGAGTGCCACAAGTAATTATCGGGATTGTATAGTTTTAACGTAGCCTTGAGAGGGATAACACTAGCCTGTTGTTATCCCTCTTTTTTTGTGGCGAGTGGTGTAAATCGGAACGATTCCGAAAAAAAAGAGTACATTTTTTGTCGTTCTTGCGCTAAAGTTACCTGCATCAGAGCCTGCCGCCCGGGGCGGCGGGCCGTCGACACCATGATCGGGAGAGACCATTGGCAACCACCAACCGCAGCTTCGCTCAGGCACTTTGGGATTTTTTCTGTTCACTCAAACTCACCATCTTCCTCCTCATATCCCTGGCCCTCACCTCCATCATCGGCACCGTTCTGCCCCAGGGTAAGCTGCCGCCGGAGTACGTGGCCGAGATCAGCCCCGCAAAGCTCCAGATCTATTCCAAACTCGGATTTTTCGACATGTATCACAGCTGGTGGTTCATACTGCTGCTGTATGTCTTCAGCATCAACCTGATCTGCTGTTCCATCAAGCGCCTGCCGCATGTCTTCAAATTCATCAGCGAACCGGCCCTGGTATTGGGTGAAAGCCTGCGCAACGGCTTTTCCCTCAAGCAGGACCTCAAGATTACGGCGTCGCTCGACAAGGGGCGCGAGGCCCTGGTGGCGTTTCTCGGCAAGGAGTTCGGCTCCCCGGTCGTCACGGAGCAGGACGGGGAATATCACCTCTTTGCCCAGAAGAACGCCTGGTGCCGCTTGGGCGTGTATGTCGTCCATCTGAGCA is a window of Geobacter sp. FeAm09 DNA encoding:
- a CDS encoding cytochrome c3 family protein; amino-acid sequence: MKKAVIALFALVAFAGTAFAAPEVIEMKKGVKFGHKAHVAAVGNCKKCHETKPGKIEGFGKDWAHKNCKGCHAEGKKGPTSCKECHK